From the Corticium candelabrum chromosome 2, ooCorCand1.1, whole genome shotgun sequence genome, one window contains:
- the LOC134176308 gene encoding uncharacterized protein K02A2.6-like, whose protein sequence is MANYYLRFVQDYAEITTPLRRLLKQDVPWKWTNECQLAFQQLKNSVTSAPVLAHFSTMAVPCVTFDASGTALGAVLSQYQDGQERPVAFASRALTDTEKKDSVAERKALAFVSLEELEQESVVDDITQEVVQFVQKGWPLRMTDESLQPYYHVRSELSLGGKDLKCLVRGQRVIMPQKLRQKVLGIAHEGHLGMVRMKQRCREVVWSPGMAKQVENWVTDSEACLLSGKSVRPRVAPLQPVQWPAGPWDRIQINVFGELHAGPYSQRFMIVVHDLFSKWPEVQVMQNVTTVTVIDFLQSLFAR, encoded by the exons ATGGCAAATTACTACCTGCGTTTTGTGCAAGATTACGCAGAGATCACTACTCCTCTAAGACGGTTGTTGAAACAAGATGTTCCTTGGAAGTGGACAAATGAGTGTCAACTAGCATTCCAGCAATTAAAAAACTCAGTTACATCAGCCCCGGTTCTAGCACATTTTTCAACTATGGCAGTTCCATGTGTAACTTTTGATGCTTCTGGAACGGCATTAGGTGCTGTTCTTTCACAATATCAGGACGGACAGGAGCGACCTGTGGCGTTTGCATCGAGAGCGTTAACAGATACAGAGAAGAAAGACTCAGTGGCGGAACGCAAGGCATTGGCCT TTGTTTCTCTTGAGGAATTGGAACAGGAATCAGTTGTAGATGACATCACACAAGAGGTTGTTCAGTTTGTGCAGAAAGGATGGCCATTGAGGATGACTGATGAGAGTCTTCAACCATATTATCATGTTCGATCTGAGTTATCTTTAGGGGGCAAAGATCTGAAATGCTTGGTTAGAGGTCAGCGAGTGATCATGCCACAGAAGTTGCGTCAGAAGGTGTTGGGGATAGCACATGAAGGACATTTAGGAATGGTACGAATGAAACAGCGTTGTAGGGAGGTGGTATGGTCGCCAGGAATGGCTAAGCAAGTTGAGAATTGGGTAACAGATAGTGAAGCATGTCTCCTGAGCGGGAAATCAGTTCGTCCTAGGGTGGCTCCATTACAACCTGTTCAGTGGCCTGCGGGGCCTTGGGACCGAATTCAGATTAATGTTTTTGGAGAACTGCACGCAGGTCCCTACAGCCAGCGATTCATGATCGTTGTTCATGACTTATTTTCGAAGTGGCCGGAGGTGCAAGTCATGCAGAATGTGACCACTGTCACTGTCATTGATTTTCTTCAGTCTTTATTTGCTAGATGA
- the LOC134176204 gene encoding uncharacterized protein LOC134176204 isoform X1, with protein MSDVSLGTKTRSGESDSDDRRERYARVTWPEAVYQYRPPERETWDGYGITKRHGGGVGCRVEQITGKEYKTVPEYIAKPFQTYDLPYMSKVVKQRQHKFVRRFVCLAVFTLLARA; from the exons ATGTCAGACGTATCATTGGGCACGAAAACCAGATCCGGAGAGAGCGACAGTGACGACCGTAGAGAGCGGTATGCCAGGGTGACGTGGCCTGAAGCCGTTTATCAGTACAGACCCCCGGAAAGAGAAACATGGGATGGTTATGGGATAACGAAAAGACACGGAGGAGGCGTTGGATGTCGAGTGGAACAAATTACAGGAAAAGAGTACAAGACAGTGCCGGAGTACATTG CTAAACCATTCCAAACGTACGATTTACCGTATATGTCGAAGGTGGTCAAACAGCGACAACACAAATTCGTTAGacgttttgtctgtttggccGTGTTTACACTGCTGGCTAGAGCGTAG
- the LOC134176204 gene encoding uncharacterized protein LOC134176204 isoform X2, whose protein sequence is MSDVSLGTKTRSGESDSDDRRERYARVTWPEAVYQYRPPERETWDGYGITKRHGGGVGCRVEQITGKEYKTVPEYIANVKQINN, encoded by the exons ATGTCAGACGTATCATTGGGCACGAAAACCAGATCCGGAGAGAGCGACAGTGACGACCGTAGAGAGCGGTATGCCAGGGTGACGTGGCCTGAAGCCGTTTATCAGTACAGACCCCCGGAAAGAGAAACATGGGATGGTTATGGGATAACGAAAAGACACGGAGGAGGCGTTGGATGTCGAGTGGAACAAATTACAGGAAAAGAGTACAAGACAGTGCCGGAGTACATTG CAAATGTGAAGCAAATTAACAACTAG
- the LOC134176305 gene encoding uncharacterized protein LOC134176305: protein MAASDVPESSTSSRSADLQLLSDHSSGSKFPATQQQKRKRQPQTAFRSSHKGMIASVKEFFEREKTTGAPFSLATGKKGSGDYHDEINTKHFMEWYQKQLLPHCPPTSVIVLDNAKYYNGVVEKVPTKSSAKKDIIAYLDKHSITYDKQRLKSELFMLLKAPNPQTKYLTDVLSNDAGHDVLRLPVGHCELNPIELVWAQVKGYASDHNKDFTMRAIEQLAREGVENVTAAKWKKCVNHVIQKVENHYRTSDGVVEQAVESLVIEVGAEDSSDSEEILLGDDENDNND from the exons ATGGCTGCTTCAGACGTTCCTGAAAGTTCAACATCATCACGGTCAGCTGACCTACAACTGCTGTCTGATCATTCATCTGGTAGTAAATTTCCTGCTactcaacaacaaaagagaaagagacaacCACAAACAGCTTTCAGAAGCTCACACAAAGGTATGATAGCGAGCGTGAAAGAGTTCTTTGAACGTGAGAAGACCACAGGAGCGCCATTCTCTTTGGCAAC GGGTAAGAAGGGAAGCGGGGATTACCACGATGAAATAAATACCAAGCATTTTATGGAATGGTACCAAAAACAGCTGTTGCCTCACTGTCCGCCCACGTCAGTCATTGTCCTTGACAACGCCAAGTACTACAATGGTGTTGTTGAGAAAGTGCCCACCAAGAGCAGCGCGAAAAAGGATATAATAGCGTACCTGGACAAGCACAGTATTACCTACGATAAGCAACGCCTGAAATCTGAGTTGTTCATGCTACTAAAGGCACCCAACCCACAAACGAAATACCTCACTGACGTTCTTTCCAATGATGCAGGTCATGATGTCCTCAGACTTCCGGTGGGCCATTGTGAACTGAATCCTATAGAACTGGTATGGGCGCAAGTCAAAGGATACGCTTCAGACCACAACAAGGATTTTACAATGAGAGCCATCGAACAACTGGCCAGAGAAGGCGTTGAAAACGTGACGGCGGCCAAATGGAAGAAGTGTGTCAACCACGTTATCCAGAAAGTAGAAAACCACTACAGAACATCAGATGGCGTGGTAGAACAAGCAGTAGAAAGTCTAGTTATAGAAGTAGGTGCCGAGGactcttcagacagtgaagagatcctGCTAGGAGACGACGAGAATGATAACAATGATTAG
- the LOC134176307 gene encoding uncharacterized protein K02A2.6-like codes for MLNDTSSQESQQFTILNMIGNLSPGKFKKLVSVLNQRTCSESLGDCSVSPSSMKLVSYEGSPIKVIGEIHIPVQCGKHKLGGFPFYVTSSGANIMGVDLFYALGFQIVQDDLTQRKEPILQVVSKWQSEWPSLFTGLGCVKEFAHQPMINPDVKPVVQSLRRIPLALRDEVLLELKRLESEGIIEKVESSPSVSNLVVVRKKCGGIHLCVDLRQANKAVVPQKYALSTVEEIAAEFYGSAIFTKLDLKQEYLQVPLMKDSRNLTAFVSHDGVYRFRRMPFGLSSVPSAFQQMMATIMSGIKGASVFMDDIVVHGPTQESHDHRLKQVLQKLTDHKLTLNEDKCMFSKRQVEFLGYVISAHGIMTQRSNVKAI; via the exons ATGTTGAATGACACTAGCAGTCAAGAGTCTCAACAATTTACGATACTGAACATGATTGGAAACCTGTCACCGGGAAAGTTTAAGAAATTG GTGTCAGTATTAAACCAACGTACGTGCAGTGAATCCCTGGGGGACTGCTCTGTGTCTCCATCATCAATGAAGCTTGTTAGCTATGAAGGATCTCCTATTAAAGTGATAGGAGAAATCCATATTCCAGTCCAGTGTGGAAAGCACAAACTAGGTGGATTTCCTTTCTACGTGACATCCTCTGGAGCTAACATTATGGGAGTGGATCTTTTTTATGCATTGGGGTTTCAAATAGTTCAAGACGATCTGACTCAAAGAAAAGAGCCTATCCTGCAAGTGGTATCAAAATGGCAGAGTGAATGGCCTAGCCTTTTTACGGGCTTAGGATGTGTCAAGGAATTTGCTCATCAGCCCATGATCAACCCAGACGTTAAACCAGTGGTGCAATCTTTACGCCGAATTCCTCTGGCGTTGCGTGACGAGGTTTTGCTAGAGTTGAAGCGATTGGAATCAGAGGGTATCATTGAGAAAGTGGAGTCGTCTCCCTCGGTGTCAAATTTAGTAGTCGTAAGAAAGAAATGTGGAGGGATTCACTTATGTGTCGATCTTCGTCAAGCAAATAAAGCTGTTGTTCCACAGAAATATGCATTATCTACTGTTGAAGAGATAGCTGCGGAGTTCTATGGTTCGGCCATCTTTACTAAATTGGACTTGAAGCAAGAATATCTACAGGTGCCTTTGATGAAAGACAGTCGCAATCTTACAGCTTTTGTGAGTCATGATGGAGTATATCGGTTTCGTCGAATGCCATTTGGTTTGTCATCCGTACCAAGTGCTTTTCAACAGATGATGGCAACCATCATGTCTGGAATCAAGGGAGCATCGGTATTTATGGATGATATTGTTGTCCATGGTCCTACACAAGAGTCTCACGATCATCGACTAAAGCAGGTGTTACAGAAACTGACCGACCACAAGTTGACCTTGAATGAAGACAAGTGCATGTTTTCTAAGCGACAAGTGGAGTTTCTGGGGTATGTCATCTCGGCACATGGAATAATGACACAACGATCAAACGTGAAAGCCATATAG